The Candidatus Bealeia paramacronuclearis DNA segment CCCAATCCATTAATGACGCGTCCCAACCATTTTTCAGTGGGGCAAATGGTTTGATTTTCACCACACACAATGACTGAATCTCCGGGGCCAATACCTTCAAGAGATTCATAAGGCATCACCAGAGTGATATCGCCGCGAAAACCGATGACTTCGCCCCAGATAGACTTTCCAGATTTAAGTCTGACCTCAACCCGAGATCCCGTGCAGGCCCTATCCTCAAGCCCTTCGACTTCAATAATGAGCCCAATTAATGTTCGCACACGCCCAGACCAGCGTAGGGAAGGAATTTCAGAGATTGTGTTTTTGAGTGTATTTAATGGCATGCGTCGTCAATAAACTCCCTTGCTCGGTCCACCCCGGTGTCATCCTCGCGAATGCGAGGATCCATAAAAGAAAAACCAGAAGGTGGGTCCCCGCCTGCGCGAGGACGAAAATGCGATATGAATTATATTTTTATAAAGCAATTCTATCAGAAAACAGGGTACTGTCGAAAATTTTTTTAAAGGCGATGATGAGCGTCCGTTCTGGACAGATTTATCCTATGAGGGCATAAAACTGCTGCCAAGGGGATAAAGTTGGGATCATGGCATTTTGTCCTTTTTTAAGCATATGACATAACTCGATTCCAATCAGTGTGGCTTGCGCACACAGAAAGCTTTTGAATAGTAAGCGTCTTATTGGTGTAAATTAGAAAGGGAATACTTAAGATTCCAGGGGAGGAGGTGGGAATAATTATTTTCAGGTGTGGAATTGATGTTGGCGAGGACGTAGCGGAAATAGTCAAAAGCATTGACGCCATTGGCTTTGCAGGTCTCAATGAGGGAATAGATGACAGCTGAGGCGTGGGCACCTTTGACATTGCCCATAAAAAGCCAGTTTTTTCGGCCCACAGCAAATGGACGGATGGCGCGTCCTGCCATGTTGTTGTCAATATCCAAGCGGCCATCATTGAGGTATTCTGTCAAGGGGCCCCATTGCCTTAAAACATAGCCAACCGCTTGCCCCAAGGGACTTTTGGGAACAATCACTTTTTTGTGCTCCTTAAGCAAGACCTTGAATTTCTCAAGGATGGGCTTGGCTTTTTCTTGTCGGAGCTTTTGGATCTTATCGGGCGGGTATTGAGCCTCTTTGGCGTCTTTTTCAATTTTATAAAGGCTTCTGATGATGGTGAGCGCCTCGGCAGATTTGCCCGTGGTGTTGCCTGTACTTTTAATAATGTCCGCAAACTTGCGCCGCGCATGGGCCCAACATCCCACAGCCGTGATGTCTTGACTTTGCGCCAAGGCTTTGTAACCACCATACCCATCCGTATGAAGGTAACCTTTAAAACCCTTCAGGAATTCTTTGGCATTTTCACCTTTGCGTGTGGGCGTGTATTCATAAGAAATGGCGTGATGAGATGACGACCCGGTCATATACACCCACATATAGGATTGCGTTTGCGCCTTGCGGTCACATTCCTTTAAAACTTGAGCCCGCGTTTCATCTGCCCGTACATAAGTCTCCTTGAGAATCTCAGATCTTAAAAGCTCTTTTAAAGGGCTCAAGAGATCACCTATTTGAAGAATCCAACGGCTCATCGTGGCCCGACCTAAGTCAACTTCAAACCGCTCCCACATCTGAGATTGTCGATAAAGGGGTAGATGATCTTGGTACTTGGAGACGATGATGTGGGCCAATAGATTCGCAGATGCCATGCTTTTGAGAAGAGGCGCATTGGGCACTTCAGCCACACGCACCCCTTCGGTGCAAGATTTACAGGCATACTTCAAGCGCACGTTTTGAATGACTTTTAACTGTGCGGGAACGTAATCCAGCTGCTCAGAGATCTCCTCGCCCATCTGATGCAACGGATGTCCACAGGTGCAGATTTTATCACCAGCAATATCATGGATGACACGTTCGCGCGGCAGATGAGCCGGCAACGGACGACGTCCTTTTTTGAGAAGAGTCGAGGAGGATTTGTCCTTTCCAGAGTCATTCTCTGTTTCACTTTCAGCCCCAGCCTTTTCTGCTTCTAAAG contains these protein-coding regions:
- the tnpC gene encoding IS66 family transposase, producing the protein MKNEPQTSLKISSVFDAVALYKNLQKSEKDKAILATQNEHLVQEVDRLTHLLLQMKQSKFGRSSEKIKFEEFPKLPGFENVFDEVYEEPPLEAEKAGAESETENDSGKDKSSSTLLKKGRRPLPAHLPRERVIHDIAGDKICTCGHPLHQMGEEISEQLDYVPAQLKVIQNVRLKYACKSCTEGVRVAEVPNAPLLKSMASANLLAHIIVSKYQDHLPLYRQSQMWERFEVDLGRATMSRWILQIGDLLSPLKELLRSEILKETYVRADETRAQVLKECDRKAQTQSYMWVYMTGSSSHHAISYEYTPTRKGENAKEFLKGFKGYLHTDGYGGYKALAQSQDITAVGCWAHARRKFADIIKSTGNTTGKSAEALTIIRSLYKIEKDAKEAQYPPDKIQKLRQEKAKPILEKFKVLLKEHKKVIVPKSPLGQAVGYVLRQWGPLTEYLNDGRLDIDNNMAGRAIRPFAVGRKNWLFMGNVKGAHASAVIYSLIETCKANGVNAFDYFRYVLANINSTPENNYSHLLPWNLKYSLSNLHQ